The proteins below come from a single Limnobaculum xujianqingii genomic window:
- a CDS encoding M20 family metallopeptidase: MSAISSYLTQHQSRILADLELLAKAESPSHDKAAVDACGQVLQKLFMEHLGAKAEVFPQTEYGDHLAFDIGTGSQHTLILGHFDTVWDIGRLSLRQEDGKLFGPGVLDMKGGLVQAIWAVKALKELNLLGDRHIRFLCNADEELGSPSSRPIIEQQAKNYQQVLVAEPTTASGALKTGRKGTGRFYVHIKGRAAHAGNNPEDGISAIQEMSYQIQHLHSLNAPQNGTTVNVGIVSGGSKINVVAEEANLSIDVRVTRLDEAERIHQAIYGSIAKLDGIKLTITGGMVRPPMERNSASAGLMAKAQDAAKALGFEVTDAAVGGGSDGNFTAAMGIPTLDGLGSTGAGPHAEYEHINIADMAPRSALLAELITRL; this comes from the coding sequence ATGTCAGCAATTTCCTCTTATTTGACTCAACATCAGAGTCGCATTTTGGCCGATCTTGAATTATTAGCTAAAGCCGAATCCCCTTCCCATGACAAAGCGGCGGTTGATGCCTGCGGTCAGGTTCTACAAAAACTATTTATGGAGCATTTAGGGGCAAAAGCCGAGGTTTTCCCTCAAACTGAATACGGCGACCATCTGGCGTTTGATATTGGTACTGGTTCGCAGCACACCCTGATTCTGGGCCATTTTGATACCGTTTGGGACATTGGTCGCCTGAGCTTACGTCAGGAAGATGGCAAGCTATTTGGCCCCGGAGTACTGGATATGAAAGGAGGCCTGGTTCAGGCTATTTGGGCAGTTAAAGCACTAAAAGAACTCAATCTGCTAGGGGATCGCCATATCCGTTTTCTGTGCAATGCCGATGAGGAATTAGGCAGCCCAAGTTCTCGTCCGATTATTGAACAACAGGCGAAAAACTATCAACAGGTACTGGTAGCTGAACCAACCACCGCAAGTGGCGCACTAAAAACCGGTCGTAAAGGTACCGGACGTTTTTATGTTCATATCAAAGGACGTGCGGCTCATGCGGGTAACAACCCGGAAGATGGTATCAGCGCCATTCAGGAAATGTCTTATCAGATTCAGCATCTGCACTCACTTAACGCACCGCAAAATGGCACCACGGTTAACGTTGGGATCGTCAGCGGCGGCAGCAAGATTAACGTAGTCGCAGAAGAAGCCAATCTGAGCATAGACGTACGGGTAACCCGACTGGACGAAGCCGAACGCATTCATCAGGCAATATACGGTTCAATTGCCAAACTTGATGGCATCAAGTTAACGATAACGGGTGGTATGGTTCGCCCGCCAATGGAACGAAACTCTGCCTCTGCCGGACTAATGGCAAAAGCACAAGATGCAGCGAAAGCGCTGGGTTTTGAAGTAACTGATGCCGCCGTTGGTGGTGGTAGTGATGGTAACTTTACTGCTGCGATGGGTATTCCAACTCTGGACGGATTAGGCTCAACGGGCGCAGGTCCGCATGCTGAATATGAGCATATTAATATTGCTGATATGGCTCCACGTTCAGCCCTGCTGGCTGAATTGATTACCCGGTTATAA
- the murP gene encoding PTS N-acetylmuramic acid transporter subunit IIBC — MAKITREMIEEIVAAIGGQENILKSGNCMTRLRLTLKDNQMVDKSRLKVIPGVMGVVESDNQLQIIVGPGKAQAAAELVSAVLSEQPMESATKPAGETQLKDIASSKKKEMKSKQNSAVHHFLTKFATIFTPLIPGFIAAGLLLGFATLIEQSYVQSGQEVSGYLLHVIAYMKLFSKGLFAFLSIMIGYNAQQAFGGSGVNGAIIASLFILGYDPNATAGIYSGMDNFFGLHIVPKGNIIGVLIATIVGAYVERGVRRFIPDNLDMILTSTITLLIMGAVTFVAIMPFGGVLFSGMSWLFLHLNGNPIGCAILAGLFLISVMFGIHQGFIPVYFALMDAQGFNSLFPILAMAGAGQVGAALALYVKSDKTSLLRTQIRGAIIPGLLGVGEPLIYGVTLPRVKPFVTACIGGAIGGFFIGLVAYMGLPVGLNTVFGPSGLVAIPLMTSNHGIFAGIGVYTAGLLVSYIGGFVVTYFFGIKDIDLS, encoded by the coding sequence ATGGCTAAAATCACCAGAGAGATGATTGAAGAGATCGTTGCTGCAATCGGTGGACAGGAAAATATTCTGAAAAGCGGTAATTGCATGACGAGATTGCGATTAACGCTGAAAGATAATCAGATGGTTGATAAGAGTCGCCTTAAGGTTATTCCTGGCGTAATGGGGGTGGTAGAGAGCGATAACCAACTACAAATTATTGTAGGGCCAGGAAAAGCACAGGCGGCGGCTGAATTAGTGAGTGCTGTTCTGTCAGAGCAACCAATGGAAAGTGCAACCAAACCTGCTGGTGAAACTCAGTTAAAAGATATTGCCTCTTCGAAAAAGAAAGAGATGAAATCTAAGCAGAATAGTGCTGTTCATCATTTTTTAACTAAGTTTGCCACTATCTTTACTCCACTTATCCCGGGATTTATTGCAGCAGGTCTGTTATTAGGTTTTGCCACGCTGATAGAACAATCTTACGTTCAGAGCGGTCAGGAGGTGAGCGGTTACTTGCTACATGTTATAGCGTACATGAAATTGTTCAGCAAAGGTCTGTTCGCTTTTCTGAGTATCATGATTGGTTATAACGCCCAGCAGGCTTTTGGTGGGTCTGGTGTGAATGGGGCGATTATTGCTTCACTGTTTATTCTGGGCTATGACCCTAATGCAACCGCTGGAATCTATTCCGGTATGGATAACTTCTTTGGTCTGCATATTGTGCCGAAGGGCAACATTATCGGGGTACTGATTGCGACTATTGTGGGCGCTTATGTAGAACGCGGTGTCAGACGTTTTATTCCTGATAATTTAGATATGATCCTCACTTCTACGATCACTTTACTGATTATGGGCGCAGTAACTTTTGTGGCGATTATGCCGTTTGGTGGCGTTCTGTTTAGTGGTATGTCCTGGTTGTTCCTGCATTTAAATGGTAATCCGATTGGTTGTGCCATTCTGGCCGGTCTGTTCCTGATATCGGTCATGTTTGGGATTCATCAGGGATTTATTCCGGTCTATTTCGCTCTGATGGACGCGCAGGGTTTTAACTCCTTATTCCCTATTTTAGCCATGGCTGGAGCAGGGCAGGTAGGCGCGGCTCTGGCGTTGTATGTTAAATCAGATAAGACTTCATTATTACGTACCCAAATTCGTGGCGCGATTATTCCAGGTCTGCTGGGAGTAGGCGAACCACTGATTTATGGCGTTACATTGCCAAGAGTTAAGCCTTTTGTCACTGCCTGTATCGGTGGGGCTATTGGTGGTTTCTTTATTGGTTTGGTTGCCTATATGGGATTACCGGTTGGTTTAAATACGGTTTTTGGACCGTCAGGGTTGGTGGCGATTCCGTTAATGACGTCTAATCACGGTATTTTTGCTGGTATAGGTGTGTATACCGCCGGTTTGTTAGTTTCTTATATCGGCGGTTTTGTGGTGACTTATTTCTTTGGTATTAAAGATATTGATTTATCGTGA
- the murQ gene encoding N-acetylmuramic acid 6-phosphate etherase, whose amino-acid sequence MNIDLNSMVTESRNTASEDIDQLSTLEMLRVINNEDKKVALAVEKELQHIADAVDIISSAFTDGGRLVYCGAGTSGRLGILDASECPPTYGTKPEQVIGLIAGGHQAIFKAVENAEDSLELGIEDLKAISFSNKDVLVGIAASGRTPYVIASMEYAKSLGANVISISCNPDSPIAQQADIAITPVVGGEVVTGSSRMKAGTAQKLVLNMLTTGSMIKIGKVYGNLMVDVEATNAKLVERQKNIVMQATDCSREEAEQALSQCQRHCKTAIVMVLTGMNAEQAKQALSASHGFIRAAIASK is encoded by the coding sequence ATGAATATTGATTTAAACTCCATGGTCACTGAAAGCCGCAATACGGCGAGTGAAGATATCGACCAGCTATCAACGCTGGAGATGCTACGAGTGATAAATAACGAGGACAAAAAAGTCGCGTTGGCCGTTGAAAAGGAGTTACAGCATATTGCGGATGCAGTAGATATTATCAGCAGCGCTTTTACTGACGGTGGTCGTTTGGTGTACTGCGGTGCCGGAACCTCCGGTCGACTGGGTATTCTCGATGCCAGTGAATGCCCACCAACATACGGTACTAAACCTGAACAGGTTATTGGTCTGATTGCTGGTGGTCATCAGGCGATCTTTAAAGCGGTAGAAAATGCAGAAGATAGCCTGGAGTTAGGCATTGAGGATTTAAAAGCTATCAGCTTCAGCAATAAAGATGTATTGGTTGGCATTGCCGCCAGCGGCAGAACGCCTTATGTAATTGCTTCAATGGAGTACGCTAAATCACTGGGGGCTAACGTTATCAGTATTAGCTGTAATCCGGATAGTCCAATTGCTCAACAGGCAGATATTGCTATTACCCCGGTTGTTGGTGGTGAAGTGGTTACCGGTTCATCACGTATGAAAGCAGGAACGGCTCAAAAGTTGGTCCTGAATATGTTAACCACGGGCTCAATGATAAAAATTGGCAAAGTATATGGCAACCTGATGGTGGATGTGGAAGCAACTAACGCCAAGCTGGTAGAAAGGCAAAAAAATATCGTGATGCAGGCAACGGACTGCAGTCGGGAAGAGGCTGAGCAAGCGTTATCACAATGTCAGCGCCACTGTAAAACTGCCATTGTGATGGTATTAACCGGTATGAATGCAGAGCAGGCTAAACAGGCTTTATCAGCCAGTCATGGATTTATTCGTGCGGCAATCGCCTCTAAATAA
- a CDS encoding SIS domain-containing protein encodes MACLAVIATNLAQFPPMEKKIAEYILENPKKIRELSSQELATILNISQSGVVKFTQKLGFKGYTAFKLAISEELGRSELVASKSALHLHNEITGDDTLLEIAGKLLLEKQSALRETMNALQPQIFELVVEQIFNAKKVHITGVGGSALIAKDLTYKLLKIGIPAFSEMDSHVQLTIAQTLGPDDVQIAVSYSGMRREVVLAAEVAKKQGAKLVTITSLKSNPLKNLADYALHSVADESQWRSSSISSRTAQNAITDLLFMGLVQHNQEHANLLIQQSRELVNKISL; translated from the coding sequence ATGGCGTGTTTAGCTGTGATAGCCACCAATCTGGCTCAGTTTCCCCCAATGGAAAAAAAGATTGCTGAATATATACTGGAAAATCCCAAAAAAATCAGGGAGCTTTCATCTCAGGAACTGGCGACAATTTTAAATATTAGTCAGTCAGGGGTAGTTAAATTCACGCAAAAACTGGGTTTTAAAGGCTATACCGCATTTAAACTGGCCATCAGTGAAGAGTTGGGGCGTAGTGAGCTGGTAGCCAGTAAGTCAGCGTTGCATCTGCATAATGAAATTACCGGTGATGATACCCTGCTTGAGATTGCTGGTAAGTTACTGTTAGAAAAGCAAAGCGCATTGCGTGAAACCATGAATGCTTTGCAGCCTCAAATATTTGAGCTGGTGGTTGAGCAGATTTTCAATGCTAAAAAAGTGCATATTACCGGCGTTGGTGGCTCAGCTCTAATTGCGAAAGATCTCACTTATAAATTATTAAAAATTGGCATTCCTGCTTTTTCTGAGATGGACAGCCATGTTCAGCTAACTATCGCCCAAACGTTGGGACCAGACGATGTTCAAATCGCTGTTTCCTATTCCGGGATGCGTCGTGAAGTGGTTCTGGCGGCAGAAGTCGCTAAAAAACAGGGAGCTAAGCTGGTAACAATTACCAGTTTAAAAAGTAATCCGTTAAAAAATCTGGCTGATTATGCTCTTCATTCCGTAGCGGATGAAAGTCAGTGGCGCAGTTCTTCTATCTCTTCCCGTACCGCTCAAAATGCAATTACCGATCTATTGTTTATGGGATTGGTTCAGCATAATCAGGAACATGCTAATTTACTAATTCAACAAAGCCGCGAATTAGTGAATAAAATCAGTCTGTAA
- the ffh gene encoding signal recognition particle protein produces the protein MFENLTDRLSRTLRNISGRGRLTEENIKDTLREVRMALLEADVALPVVRDFINKVKESAVGQEVNKSLTPGQEFVKIVRNELVAAMGEENNSLNLAAQPPAVILMAGLQGAGKTTSVAKLAKFLKEKQKKKVLVVSADVYRPAAIRQLETLAEAISVDFFPSDAQEKPVDIVNNALKQARLKFYDVLIVDTAGRLHADEAMMDEIKQVHAAINPVETLFVVDAMTGQDAANTAKAFNEALPLTGVVLTKVDGDARGGAALSIRHITGKPIKFLGIGEKTEALEPFHPDRVASRILGMGDMLSLIEDLESKVDREQAEKLANKLKKGDGFDLTDFLDQLKQMRNMGGMASMMSKLPGAGQIPDNVKAQMDDKLLVRMEAIINSMTLKERASPEIIKGSRKRRIAAGSGMQVQDVNRLLKQFDDMQRMMKKMKKGGLAKMMRGMKGMMPPGMMR, from the coding sequence ATGTTTGAAAACTTAACCGATAGATTGTCGCGCACGCTGCGCAACATCAGTGGCCGTGGGCGACTGACCGAAGAAAATATTAAAGATACACTGCGTGAAGTTCGTATGGCGTTGTTAGAAGCTGACGTAGCTTTACCGGTGGTTCGCGATTTCATTAATAAAGTTAAAGAAAGTGCCGTTGGGCAGGAAGTTAATAAGAGCCTGACCCCTGGACAAGAGTTTGTCAAAATTGTTCGTAACGAACTGGTTGCGGCAATGGGTGAGGAAAACAACAGCCTCAATCTGGCTGCTCAACCACCAGCAGTAATATTAATGGCGGGTTTGCAAGGGGCGGGTAAAACCACCAGCGTTGCCAAACTGGCTAAATTCCTGAAAGAAAAACAAAAGAAGAAAGTACTGGTGGTTTCTGCCGACGTTTATCGCCCGGCAGCGATCCGTCAGTTAGAAACTCTGGCGGAGGCTATTAGTGTTGATTTCTTTCCGTCCGATGCTCAGGAAAAACCAGTTGATATCGTCAATAATGCTTTAAAACAGGCCAGGCTTAAATTCTATGACGTTCTGATTGTCGATACCGCCGGTCGTCTACACGCTGATGAAGCGATGATGGACGAAATCAAACAGGTTCATGCCGCTATTAACCCGGTAGAAACACTGTTTGTGGTTGATGCCATGACCGGCCAGGATGCGGCTAATACGGCGAAAGCGTTTAATGAAGCACTGCCATTAACCGGTGTAGTACTGACCAAAGTAGATGGTGATGCACGTGGTGGTGCGGCGCTTTCTATTCGTCATATTACCGGTAAACCGATTAAGTTCCTTGGTATTGGTGAGAAGACCGAAGCGCTGGAGCCTTTCCATCCGGATCGCGTAGCATCGCGTATTCTTGGCATGGGCGACATGCTCTCTTTGATTGAAGATCTTGAGAGTAAAGTTGACCGTGAACAAGCGGAAAAGCTGGCAAATAAACTGAAGAAAGGCGACGGTTTTGACCTGACCGACTTTCTGGACCAGCTTAAGCAAATGCGCAACATGGGCGGAATGGCCAGCATGATGAGCAAATTGCCGGGAGCAGGCCAGATTCCGGATAACGTAAAAGCACAAATGGATGACAAATTACTGGTGCGTATGGAGGCGATTATTAATTCCATGACGCTGAAAGAGCGTGCCAGTCCGGAAATCATCAAAGGTTCACGTAAGCGTCGTATTGCGGCTGGTTCAGGTATGCAGGTACAGGACGTTAACCGCTTGCTGAAACAGTTCGACGATATGCAGCGTATGATGAAAAAGATGAAGAAAGGTGGATTAGCGAAAATGATGCGCGGTATGAAAGGCATGATGCCACCGGGTATGATGCGTTAA
- a CDS encoding cytochrome C assembly family protein, translating into MPVFAILSLIAYLTSLGLIIPSLLRKKGIHRRWTLISAIIALVFHGIALQQRIFDVDYGQNLSLLNIASGTSLLISAIMTFVASKDRGWILLPIVYSFSIINLALASFTPWEFITHLEDSPTLLVHIVLALFSYATLIIAALYAIQIAWIDYRLKNKKLSFSPDMPPLLSIERKCFHITQVGVILLTLTLLSGVLYLDNLLGQENVHKTTLSTMAWLVYLVLLWGHYSKGWRGRKVVWFSLSGAFLLTMGYFGSRLIQELLAH; encoded by the coding sequence ATGCCTGTTTTCGCCATATTATCACTGATCGCATATCTGACTAGTCTTGGGTTGATTATTCCCAGTCTGTTAAGAAAAAAAGGCATTCATCGTCGCTGGACGCTGATATCGGCCATTATTGCGCTCGTTTTTCACGGAATCGCTCTTCAACAGCGTATTTTTGATGTCGACTATGGCCAAAATCTAAGTTTGCTTAATATTGCTTCAGGAACCAGCCTGTTGATCAGTGCCATCATGACATTTGTGGCTTCTAAAGATCGCGGCTGGATACTACTTCCTATTGTTTACAGCTTTTCCATTATCAATCTGGCGCTGGCCAGCTTTACTCCCTGGGAGTTTATTACCCATTTGGAAGATAGCCCAACGCTGCTGGTTCATATCGTCTTAGCCCTGTTCTCTTATGCTACGCTGATTATTGCAGCGCTGTACGCGATTCAAATTGCCTGGATTGATTATCGCCTGAAGAATAAAAAACTCTCCTTCAGCCCGGATATGCCACCGCTGTTGTCTATTGAACGTAAGTGTTTTCATATCACCCAGGTTGGTGTCATTCTGCTCACCTTAACGTTACTGAGCGGCGTTCTTTATCTGGATAATCTGCTTGGTCAGGAAAATGTGCATAAAACCACGCTCTCAACCATGGCATGGCTAGTCTATTTGGTCTTACTTTGGGGCCACTACAGTAAAGGCTGGCGCGGTCGTAAAGTGGTATGGTTTAGCCTGAGCGGAGCATTTTTACTGACTATGGGCTATTTTGGCAGCCGACTGATTCAGGAACTTTTAGCGCATTAA
- a CDS encoding CNNM domain-containing protein, with protein MYRWTTYQPVLIVMVLISAYFSASETGMMTLNRYRLRHLASKGNRQARRVEKLLQRPDRLISLVLIGNNLVNILASSLATVIGIRLYGNLGVAIATGILTFVILVFAEVLPKTVAALYPERVAFPSSFLLKPLQKIMAPLVWLLNGITRLIMHLFGLRSDVKGSDAVSKDELRTIVNASNPLISHRYQSMLLSVLDLEVVNVDDIMVPRHEIVGINVNDEWKDILKQLTHSPHGRIVLYRDTLDDAIGMLRVREAYRLMMEKSEFNKETMLRAADKIYFIPEGTPLNVQLVKFQRNREKVGIIVDEYGDIQGLVSVEDILEEIVGDFTTSMSPSLAEEVVPQADGSVYIDGSASIRELNKAFGWHLPTSTAKTINGLLLEYFEDIPVAGTHVDFKNYSVDIIEVNNNMIKQVLIRPLNGEPPAKNLKKK; from the coding sequence ATTTATCGGTGGACGACGTATCAACCCGTCTTAATTGTCATGGTGCTGATTTCAGCCTATTTCTCAGCCTCGGAAACGGGGATGATGACGCTGAACCGTTACCGACTCCGCCACCTTGCCAGTAAGGGCAACCGTCAGGCACGACGAGTTGAAAAACTGCTTCAGCGTCCGGACCGTTTAATCAGCCTGGTTTTAATTGGCAATAATCTGGTTAATATTCTGGCCTCCTCACTGGCTACTGTTATTGGTATCCGCCTCTATGGCAACCTCGGTGTCGCCATTGCTACTGGTATTCTGACCTTTGTTATTTTGGTGTTTGCAGAAGTTCTGCCAAAAACTGTTGCGGCGCTCTATCCTGAGCGAGTAGCATTTCCCAGCAGTTTTTTACTGAAACCGCTGCAGAAAATCATGGCACCGTTGGTCTGGTTACTAAACGGCATAACCCGCCTGATTATGCATCTGTTTGGTTTACGTTCGGACGTTAAAGGCAGTGATGCCGTCAGTAAAGATGAACTGCGCACTATCGTAAACGCCTCAAATCCGCTAATTTCTCATCGTTACCAAAGCATGCTGTTATCGGTACTGGATTTAGAAGTTGTCAATGTTGATGACATTATGGTTCCACGCCATGAGATTGTCGGAATTAACGTAAATGACGAATGGAAAGATATTCTTAAGCAGCTAACTCATTCCCCTCATGGCCGTATTGTGCTATATCGCGATACTCTGGATGATGCCATCGGTATGTTACGGGTTCGCGAAGCTTATCGTCTGATGATGGAAAAAAGTGAGTTTAATAAAGAGACTATGTTGCGCGCAGCGGACAAAATCTACTTTATTCCGGAAGGAACACCACTCAACGTACAGTTAGTTAAATTTCAACGCAATCGTGAAAAAGTCGGCATCATTGTTGATGAGTATGGCGATATTCAGGGGCTGGTTAGCGTAGAAGATATTCTTGAGGAAATCGTGGGTGACTTCACTACCTCTATGTCTCCTTCGCTGGCTGAAGAAGTAGTACCTCAGGCAGACGGCTCAGTTTATATTGATGGCAGTGCCAGTATCCGGGAGCTGAATAAAGCTTTTGGCTGGCACTTACCGACATCTACTGCTAAGACCATTAACGGATTGCTGCTGGAGTATTTTGAAGATATCCCGGTAGCAGGCACCCACGTAGACTTCAAAAACTATTCTGTCGATATTATCGAAGTGAATAACAATATGATTAAGCAGGTGCTGATTCGCCCACTCAACGGTGAACCACCGGCGAAAAATCTGAAAAAGAAATAG
- the luxS gene encoding S-ribosylhomocysteine lyase: MPLLDSFTVDHTRMAAPAVRVAKTMQTPHGDTITVFDLRFCRPNMEILPEKGIHTLEHLFAGFMRDHLNGNGVEIIDISPMGCRTGFYMSLIGQPEEGRVAKAWEDAMADILKVQDQNKIPELNEFQCGTYEMHSLKEAHDIARHIIDSGIRVNHNDELALPAEKLSELHL; encoded by the coding sequence ATGCCATTGTTAGATAGTTTTACCGTTGACCATACCCGCATGGCTGCGCCCGCTGTCCGGGTTGCAAAAACAATGCAAACACCTCATGGGGATACCATCACAGTGTTTGATTTACGTTTCTGTCGCCCGAATATGGAAATTCTGCCAGAGAAAGGTATCCATACGCTGGAGCATCTGTTTGCCGGATTTATGCGCGACCATCTGAACGGTAACGGCGTTGAGATTATCGATATTTCTCCAATGGGGTGCCGTACCGGATTCTATATGAGTCTGATTGGTCAACCAGAAGAAGGACGGGTAGCTAAAGCATGGGAAGATGCAATGGCTGATATTCTTAAAGTGCAGGATCAAAATAAGATCCCTGAACTGAATGAATTTCAGTGTGGTACCTATGAAATGCACTCATTGAAAGAAGCCCATGATATTGCCCGCCACATTATTGATAGCGGCATTCGGGTGAACCACAACGATGAACTGGCATTACCGGCAGAAAAATTATCTGAGTTACATTTGTAA
- the gshA gene encoding glutamate--cysteine ligase, with protein sequence MIPDVSKALSWLEAHPQALNGIQRGIERETLRITSDGHLATTPHPKSLGSALTHRWITTDFAEALLEFITPVDGNVDHLLAFLRDIHRHVSRDLGSELMWPLSMPCFISSEDKIELAQYGTSNVGRFKTLYREGLKNRYGALMQTISGVHYNFSLPLEFWQAREGITDAESGKEKISEGYFRLIRNYYRYGWVIPYLFGASPALCSSFIKGRENKMPFEKLKSGACYLPYATSLRMSDLGYTNTAQSNLGITFNNLTTYVEGLKKAISIPAEQFKHLDEKSNGHYQQINSNVLQIENEFYAPIRPKRVTRKGESPSDALLRGGVEYIEVRALDINPFSPIGIDADQARFLDLFLIWCTLADAPEMSSEELQCTRHNWNRVILEGRKPGQTIGIGCDTARQPLEVVGKSLFADLLRVAEVLDGSNKNSQYQDVCNKLISAFEDPELTFSGRMLQAIKDVGIGSFGLALAEQYRQMLQSEPLSVLTEDAMESERVASLRRQQEMEQRDTMSFDEYLAEQNQR encoded by the coding sequence TTGATCCCGGACGTATCGAAAGCGCTATCCTGGCTGGAAGCGCACCCTCAGGCTTTAAATGGTATTCAACGTGGTATTGAACGTGAGACCCTCCGCATAACTTCAGATGGCCATCTGGCGACGACTCCGCACCCTAAATCATTGGGTTCGGCGTTGACTCATCGCTGGATAACAACAGACTTTGCTGAGGCATTGCTCGAGTTCATTACGCCGGTGGATGGAAATGTCGATCATCTGCTGGCTTTCCTGCGTGATATTCACCGCCACGTGAGTCGTGATTTGGGTTCTGAACTGATGTGGCCATTAAGTATGCCGTGCTTTATCAGTTCAGAAGACAAAATTGAGTTAGCTCAGTACGGTACTTCAAACGTCGGCCGTTTTAAGACCCTGTATCGTGAGGGGTTAAAGAATCGCTACGGTGCGTTAATGCAGACCATTTCAGGTGTTCATTACAACTTCTCTCTGCCATTAGAATTCTGGCAAGCACGAGAAGGAATAACGGATGCTGAAAGTGGTAAAGAGAAAATTTCGGAAGGATACTTCCGTCTGATTCGTAACTATTATCGCTATGGCTGGGTGATCCCTTATCTGTTTGGTGCTTCTCCTGCACTTTGCTCCTCTTTTATTAAAGGCCGTGAAAACAAAATGCCTTTTGAAAAGCTGAAAAGCGGGGCCTGTTATTTGCCTTATGCAACTTCATTACGTATGAGCGATCTGGGTTATACCAATACGGCACAAAGCAATCTTGGTATCACCTTTAACAATCTGACCACTTATGTGGAAGGATTGAAAAAAGCCATTTCTATTCCAGCTGAACAGTTTAAACATTTGGATGAGAAGAGTAATGGTCATTACCAACAGATCAACAGTAATGTTTTGCAAATAGAAAATGAATTCTATGCACCAATCCGGCCAAAACGCGTTACGCGCAAAGGCGAATCACCATCTGATGCATTATTGCGTGGTGGTGTGGAATATATTGAAGTCAGAGCGCTGGATATCAACCCGTTCTCACCAATAGGTATTGATGCCGATCAGGCTCGTTTCCTCGATCTGTTCCTGATTTGGTGTACGCTGGCGGATGCGCCAGAAATGAGTAGTGAAGAACTTCAGTGTACTCGCCATAACTGGAATCGGGTTATTCTGGAAGGGCGTAAACCAGGGCAGACTATTGGTATTGGTTGTGATACGGCTCGTCAGCCGCTGGAAGTGGTTGGTAAATCGTTGTTTGCTGATTTATTACGGGTTGCTGAAGTGCTGGATGGCTCAAACAAAAATTCGCAATATCAGGATGTATGCAATAAATTAATATCAGCGTTTGAAGATCCTGAACTGACCTTCTCTGGCAGAATGCTACAGGCCATCAAAGATGTTGGTATTGGCAGTTTTGGTCTGGCGTTGGCAGAACAATATCGTCAGATGTTGCAATCAGAACCGTTAAGTGTATTAACCGAAGACGCGATGGAGTCTGAACGCGTCGCTTCTCTCCGTCGTCAGCAAGAGATGGAACAGCGGGATACGATGAGCTTTGATGAATATCTGGCTGAACAAAACCAGCGTTAA
- a CDS encoding YqaA family protein yields the protein MSDALSLSALFSSSFLSATILPGNSEVVFATLLTTVNTAPWLLLVVAIIGNTLGGLTNVIIGRIAPVPKHHPRLELAMKWLQRYGSPALLLSWLPVMGDLLCLLAGWLRLPWWSVTFFMLLGKSLRYLLVMAITLKGISFFS from the coding sequence GTGAGTGATGCATTATCGCTATCAGCGCTCTTTAGCAGCAGTTTTTTGAGTGCGACTATACTGCCGGGCAATTCAGAAGTGGTATTTGCCACTTTGCTAACCACAGTAAATACAGCTCCGTGGTTATTGCTGGTAGTGGCGATTATAGGGAATACGCTAGGAGGGCTGACGAATGTCATCATTGGCCGAATAGCGCCAGTACCTAAACATCACCCTCGATTAGAATTGGCTATGAAATGGCTACAACGTTATGGTTCGCCAGCGTTGTTATTAAGTTGGTTGCCCGTAATGGGTGATTTATTGTGTCTGCTGGCCGGGTGGTTACGTTTACCCTGGTGGTCGGTGACTTTTTTTATGCTGTTAGGGAAATCGCTGCGCTACTTGCTTGTGATGGCTATTACTCTAAAAGGCATCTCTTTTTTTAGCTAA